The following are from one region of the Stanieria cyanosphaera PCC 7437 genome:
- a CDS encoding roadblock/LC7 domain-containing protein, whose translation MSSNNSKAAQVFAEAKKRRGWLVKSFDLIHKLFIKPNTSQQESHLLTEELSRVSPLLHQNVSEETTSVNPQLIKEDITMKIGNLNELIKNFVASTPDIQGAAIVSPDGLALTSVLPGEMDEERTAAMSAAMLSLGERIGKELVRGTIERILVEGDRGYSIMVGCGNEAVLLVLASKAAKQGLLFLEIKRLAGELTPVLT comes from the coding sequence ATGAGTTCCAACAATTCAAAAGCTGCTCAAGTTTTTGCTGAAGCAAAGAAGCGTAGAGGATGGTTAGTTAAATCTTTTGATCTAATTCATAAGTTATTTATTAAACCGAATACTTCTCAACAAGAGTCACATCTTCTGACTGAAGAATTGTCTCGAGTTTCGCCTCTTCTTCATCAAAACGTTTCAGAAGAAACTACCTCTGTTAATCCACAACTTATTAAGGAAGATATCACCATGAAAATTGGTAATTTAAACGAGCTTATTAAGAATTTTGTTGCTAGTACCCCTGATATTCAAGGTGCTGCAATTGTTAGTCCTGACGGATTAGCTTTGACTTCTGTACTACCTGGGGAAATGGATGAAGAAAGAACCGCAGCGATGTCTGCAGCAATGCTTTCTTTAGGAGAAAGAATCGGTAAAGAATTAGTTAGAGGAACTATTGAACGCATCCTTGTAGAAGGAGATCGAGGCTACAGTATCATGGTTGGCTGTGGTAACGAAGCAGTATTGCTCGTATTAGCTAGCAAAGCAGCTAAACAAGGGTTACTTTTTTTAGAAATCAAGCGTTTAGCTGGAGAGTTAACTCCTGTACTAACTTAA
- a CDS encoding GTP-binding protein, whose translation MEIFKIAIAGNVGAGKTTFIRTISEIEVVSTERPATDEVASLKKDTTVAMDFGKLTLNDEQVLHIYGTPGQSRFDFMWEIIIAKAHAWVMLIDAHRPEDFRSCRQILNFMTKKVPIPMIIGLTHMDCEEAWETEDIALALGYRNPNQRPLIVTVNAGERKSVAQCLMSLLQQMLSHALTN comes from the coding sequence ATGGAAATATTTAAAATCGCGATCGCAGGTAATGTTGGAGCAGGAAAAACTACTTTTATTCGCACGATTAGTGAGATTGAAGTTGTTAGCACCGAACGCCCTGCTACTGACGAGGTAGCTTCTCTCAAAAAAGATACAACCGTAGCGATGGACTTTGGTAAACTCACTTTAAATGATGAGCAAGTTTTACATATCTACGGTACTCCTGGACAATCTCGTTTTGATTTTATGTGGGAAATTATTATTGCCAAAGCTCATGCTTGGGTAATGTTAATAGACGCTCATCGTCCTGAAGATTTTCGCAGTTGCCGTCAGATTCTCAATTTTATGACCAAAAAAGTTCCAATTCCAATGATCATTGGTTTGACTCATATGGATTGTGAAGAAGCTTGGGAAACTGAAGATATTGCTTTAGCTTTAGGTTATCGTAATCCGAATCAACGTCCACTTATAGTTACCGTTAACGCTGGAGAACGTAAATCTGTTGCCCAGTGTTTAATGTCTTTGTTGCAACAAATGTTATCTCATGCTTTAACTAACTAA
- a CDS encoding DUF4388 domain-containing protein, with the protein MSLTGFLDNFSLAEILQIIDSGYKSGRLVIKPSPEKQEQEFAGSYYLWFEQGKLVSVTNNFSNTYLLSFVEQQGLINHPKLQERIRQLCSTIEPVGLCLYKHGSLTKQQLQLILQTQLEEIYKLFEISFGWFKFEDISDQDKMPWSEMTGESIEARQLALNGLRKLTNWKHLESVIPESNSILEQLVTQHNLKLEPLEFKLWKFADGETSLQQFAKAFNQPIVTIQRAAYGLIVADLIEALPVFDISVQSSLSTNKNQILPEPKLATVGTQSVNTQPKVNNSLVSNLLRFLGNF; encoded by the coding sequence TTGAGTTTAACTGGATTTCTAGATAATTTTTCTTTAGCTGAAATCTTGCAAATTATTGATTCTGGATATAAATCTGGCAGGCTAGTTATTAAGCCATCACCAGAAAAACAAGAACAAGAATTTGCAGGTTCATACTATCTTTGGTTTGAACAAGGTAAATTAGTTTCAGTTACTAATAATTTCAGCAATACTTACTTACTCTCTTTTGTAGAACAACAAGGTTTGATTAATCATCCTAAATTACAAGAGCGTATTAGACAATTGTGTTCAACAATAGAACCAGTAGGTTTATGTTTGTATAAGCACGGAAGTTTAACTAAACAACAACTTCAATTAATTCTTCAAACTCAACTAGAAGAAATTTATAAATTGTTTGAAATTTCTTTTGGTTGGTTTAAGTTTGAAGATATTAGCGACCAAGATAAAATGCCCTGGAGCGAAATGACTGGGGAAAGTATTGAAGCAAGACAATTAGCTTTGAATGGGTTGCGAAAATTAACTAATTGGAAACATTTAGAATCTGTCATACCAGAATCAAATTCTATTTTAGAACAGTTAGTTACTCAACACAATTTAAAACTTGAACCACTAGAATTTAAACTTTGGAAATTTGCCGATGGAGAAACATCTTTGCAGCAATTTGCTAAAGCATTTAATCAACCCATTGTAACCATACAAAGGGCTGCTTATGGTCTAATCGTAGCTGATTTGATCGAAGCGTTACCAGTTTTTGATATCTCTGTTCAAAGTTCTTTATCAACTAATAAAAATCAGATTTTACCAGAGCCAAAATTAGCAACTGTTGGCACTCAATCAGTAAATACTCAACCTAAAGTAAATAATTCATTGGTTAGTAATTTACTTCGTTTTCTAGGAAATTTTTGA